From the Acidimicrobiales bacterium genome, the window ACCTTCGCCATGCTGCAGGTTCCTGCCGCTCCCGATCTCTGGCGCGAGCTGATGGAGGTGTCGCAGCAGGCCACGGCCGAAGGAGCGCAGCTCCATCCTCAGGTGGCCGGGCGTCCGTTCGGCGTGCTCATCGGTTTCGACACCGGCCACCCGTTCATGCTCCGGCCCTCCTACAAGGCCCTCGAGCATCTGCCGATCGAGGAGCGCATCGTCGAGTTGCGCAAGCCCGAGGTCAAGGCCGCGATCCTCTCGGAGGAGAACGTCACGGGCACCGGGGCGATCCACGAGGGCATCGCCATGCTCGCGGCGGGAATGCTCGACTCGCTCTACGTGCTGGGCGATCCGCCCGACTACGAGCCGACGCGGGATCGCTCGGTCGCGGGTCTCGCCGAGGCATCGGGCGTCACGCCCGCGGAGGCCGCCTACGACGCGTTCTGCGCCGAGAACGGCCGGGCCCTGCTGATGCTGCCGCTCTACAACTATGTCGACGGCAACCATGATGCGATCCGTGAACAGCTGACCCATCCCCAGGCCGTCGTCGGGCTCGGCGACGGTGGTGCCCACTGCGGTCTGATCTGCGACGCCTCGTTGCCGACGACGATGATCGCTCACTGGACCCGCGATCGAACCCGGGGCGAGCAGCTGCCCCTCGAGTGGGTCGTGCGCAAGCAGACGAAGGACACGGCGGCCCTGTTCGGCATGACCGATCGGGGGACCATCGAGGCGGGCAAGCGCGCGGATCTCAACATCATCGACCACGCTCGTCTCAACCTGCGGACCCCCGAACTGGTCCATGATCTTCCCGCCGGTGGTCGGCGGCTCGTCCAGGCCGCCGACGGGTATGTCGCGACGATCGTCGCGGGTCAGGTGACCCGCCGAGAGGGTGTCGACACCGGCGCCCGCCCCGGCCGGCTGGTCCGGGGCCGCCGGTAGTGGACCGCCGCGCGTTCCTCCGGCGAAGCGCGTTCGTCGGGGGAGGGCTGCTGCTCGGGGCGTGCGGCGACGATGCCGGCACCGCCGCGCCGAACCCCACGAGCACGGTTCCGTCTTCCTCGACGACGCTGCCGTCGTCCACGACGACGCGGCCCTTCGACCCGTCGACGCCGTATTGGCTCCAGGGTGGGTTCGCGCCCGTCACCGAGGAGGTCGTCGCCACAGACCTGGTGGTGAACGGCGCGTTGCCGCCGTCGCTGCACGGGCTCTATGCCCGCAACGGCTCGAATCCGGCGACCGGGAACTCCCCGCACTGGTTCTTCGGCGACGGGATGATCCACGGCGTGCGTTTCGAGCAGGGGAAGGCGGTCTGGTACGGGAACCGCTACGTCGAGACACCGATGTACCTCGACCGTCGAGAGTTCGGCGAGTTCGACGGCGCGCCTGGATTTTCCCAGACCCAGTCGAACGTCAGCGTCTTCGCTCACGGCGGGCGCCTGCTCGCACTCGGTGAGGTCGGGTGGCCGTTCGAGATCTCGCCCGCCGATCTCTCGACGATCGACACGGTCGAACTCCGCGGTGCCGGCGACATCTCGGTCGGTCCCAACGTGACGGCACACCCCAAACGAGATCCCGACACCGGCCTGTTGCACTTCTTCGGCTACGGATTCACCCCGCCGTACCTGACCTACTATGTCGCGTCGGCCGACGGTCGTGAGCTCCTGCGACGAGAGGAGATCCCGGTCGCGGCGGGGACGATGATCCACGACTTCGCGATCACCGAGTCGGACGTCGTCTTCTGGGAGCTACCTGTGGTCTTCGATCTGGCGGCAGCAGCCGCCGGCGCGCTGAACCCGTTCACGTGGGACCCCGACTACGGCTCGCGCATCGGGGTGATGCCGCTCGGTGGCGCGGCGAGCGACATGCGATGGGTGGAGATCGACAACGGCTACGTGTTCCACGGCACCAACGCCCATCGCGACGGCGACCGGATCATCCTCGACGTCTCGCGTATGGGCTCGATGTTCGACAACGGCAACGACATCGACGATTCGCCCAGCCTGCTCACCCGGTGGGAGATCGGGACCGGTGGCGCGGAGTTGACCTGGTCCGCGTCACAGCTCAGCGACGTGCCCCTCGACCTCCCCGAGATCGACGACCGGTTCACCGGCCGTGCGCATTCGGTGGCCTGGCTGGTGGAGACCGCCGACACGGTGGAGGGCCCTGCCGGGATCAACGATCCCGCCACGAACAATCTCGCCACAAACAATCTCGCCACAAACAATGTCGAGATCAACGGCATCAGCGCGTACCACGTCGCCACGGGAGCGTTGGATCGCTGGACCCCCGGCCCTGCCCTGCAACCGAACGAGGCGACGTTCGTCGCTGATTCGGCCGACAGCGCCGAGGGTGAGGGCTGGTTGTTGACCTACGTCTGGGACAAGGCGAACGACGCGTCGGTTCTCGCCGTGCTCGATGCGACCGATGTCGCTGCCGGACCGGTCGCGACCATCGAGTTGCCGCAGCGGGTCCCGTTCGGGTTCCACGGGACCTGGATGCCCGGCGACGAGATCGACGCCTGATGGCGAGGTCCGATGCCGACGAGCGGT encodes:
- a CDS encoding amidohydrolase family protein; the protein is MSTPTMYDLLIRNGTVVDGTGADRRVADVAVLDGTIVAVGPDLPGEASEVIDATGLLVTPGFVDVHTHYDGQVTWDQTLEPTSLHGVTTLVMGNCGVGFAPVRPGTEDWLIQLMEGVEDIPGAALSEGIAWSWETFPQYLDALDGFEWSVDVGTQIPHGSVRAYVMGERGAKNEDASPEEIAAMAEIVKEAVEAGALGVSTSRTLGHRAMDGEPVPGTFAAEDELFALGRALRDGGGGVFELAPAGAAGLDIVAPMKEVDWMRRLSAETGQPVTFAMLQVPAAPDLWRELMEVSQQATAEGAQLHPQVAGRPFGVLIGFDTGHPFMLRPSYKALEHLPIEERIVELRKPEVKAAILSEENVTGTGAIHEGIAMLAAGMLDSLYVLGDPPDYEPTRDRSVAGLAEASGVTPAEAAYDAFCAENGRALLMLPLYNYVDGNHDAIREQLTHPQAVVGLGDGGAHCGLICDASLPTTMIAHWTRDRTRGEQLPLEWVVRKQTKDTAALFGMTDRGTIEAGKRADLNIIDHARLNLRTPELVHDLPAGGRRLVQAADGYVATIVAGQVTRREGVDTGARPGRLVRGRR
- a CDS encoding carotenoid oxygenase family protein; this translates as MDRRAFLRRSAFVGGGLLLGACGDDAGTAAPNPTSTVPSSSTTLPSSTTTRPFDPSTPYWLQGGFAPVTEEVVATDLVVNGALPPSLHGLYARNGSNPATGNSPHWFFGDGMIHGVRFEQGKAVWYGNRYVETPMYLDRREFGEFDGAPGFSQTQSNVSVFAHGGRLLALGEVGWPFEISPADLSTIDTVELRGAGDISVGPNVTAHPKRDPDTGLLHFFGYGFTPPYLTYYVASADGRELLRREEIPVAAGTMIHDFAITESDVVFWELPVVFDLAAAAAGALNPFTWDPDYGSRIGVMPLGGAASDMRWVEIDNGYVFHGTNAHRDGDRIILDVSRMGSMFDNGNDIDDSPSLLTRWEIGTGGAELTWSASQLSDVPLDLPEIDDRFTGRAHSVAWLVETADTVEGPAGINDPATNNLATNNLATNNVEINGISAYHVATGALDRWTPGPALQPNEATFVADSADSAEGEGWLLTYVWDKANDASVLAVLDATDVAAGPVATIELPQRVPFGFHGTWMPGDEIDA